One genomic segment of Halalkalicoccus tibetensis includes these proteins:
- the uppS gene encoding polyprenyl diphosphate synthase, producing MAPSARSLGSRVYENLLLREIDDGPAHVAVIQDGNRRYAEKRGAETTDGHRAGAQTTERVLDWCEELGIEELTLYAFSTENLDRPREEREALYDLLCEKLREFADADRVHDGGVSIRALGDLSLLPERVQEAARYAERRTRDYDTFVLNIALAYGGRAELLGVARDVAGAVESGELASEEIDAGTIDCRLYDDEVRDVDLIIRTGGDERTSNFLPWHANGNEAAVFFCAPYWPEFSKIDFLRAVRTYQHREASWQNTKTQRALALVGALSDVDLPQARDVLDGNADGESDPARETAAPIEQ from the coding sequence ATGGCACCGTCCGCACGTTCGCTCGGCTCGCGCGTCTACGAGAACCTCCTCCTCCGCGAGATCGACGACGGACCGGCCCACGTCGCCGTCATCCAGGACGGCAACCGCCGCTACGCCGAGAAACGCGGGGCCGAAACGACCGACGGCCACCGCGCCGGCGCACAGACGACCGAACGGGTCCTCGATTGGTGTGAGGAGCTGGGCATCGAGGAGCTCACTCTCTATGCTTTCTCGACGGAGAACCTCGATCGGCCCCGCGAGGAGCGCGAGGCGCTCTACGACCTGCTCTGTGAGAAGCTCCGGGAGTTCGCCGACGCCGACCGGGTTCACGACGGCGGCGTGTCGATCCGCGCGCTCGGCGACCTCTCGCTGCTGCCAGAGCGGGTCCAGGAGGCGGCCCGCTACGCCGAGCGCCGGACCCGTGACTACGACACGTTCGTGCTCAACATCGCGCTGGCCTACGGCGGCCGGGCCGAGCTACTAGGGGTAGCCCGCGACGTCGCCGGCGCGGTCGAGTCCGGCGAGCTCGCCTCCGAGGAGATCGACGCCGGGACGATCGACTGCCGGCTCTACGACGACGAGGTCCGGGACGTCGACCTGATCATCCGCACCGGCGGCGACGAGCGCACCTCGAACTTCCTGCCGTGGCACGCCAACGGCAACGAGGCGGCGGTGTTCTTCTGTGCGCCCTACTGGCCGGAGTTCTCGAAGATCGACTTCCTCCGGGCGGTCCGTACCTACCAGCACCGCGAGGCCTCCTGGCAGAACACGAAGACCCAGCGCGCGCTGGCGCTGGTCGGCGCGCTCTCGGACGTCGACCTCCCGCAGGCCCGCGACGTCCTCGACGGGAACGCTGACGGCGAGAGCGACCCCGCCCGGGAGACCGCCGCCCCGATCGAGCAGTAG
- a CDS encoding bifunctional precorrin-2 dehydrogenase/sirohydrochlorin ferrochelatase, with the protein MIPLLHDFEGQTVMVFGGGSVGARKARRFAREARTLVVSPAFDGEREFGDSELVRAAPTPEDVPDWFERTRPALAVAATDDGELNAAIEREARERGVLVNRADTHGSREPGSVVVPATVREDPVVVSVSTGGTSPALSRELRKRIEPEIEGAGEVAAVAGELREALSGLAAERRREALRGVVSSSSVWKDLRSGDTKRSQVVADVIERVESEGDSA; encoded by the coding sequence ATGATCCCCTTGCTCCACGATTTCGAGGGGCAGACCGTGATGGTGTTCGGTGGCGGGAGCGTCGGCGCCCGGAAGGCGCGGCGGTTCGCCCGCGAGGCCCGGACGCTGGTCGTGAGCCCCGCCTTCGATGGGGAGCGCGAGTTCGGCGACAGCGAGCTGGTCCGGGCGGCGCCGACTCCCGAGGACGTCCCGGACTGGTTCGAGCGGACACGGCCGGCGTTGGCCGTCGCGGCGACCGACGACGGGGAGCTGAACGCCGCGATCGAGCGGGAGGCGAGGGAGCGCGGCGTGCTGGTCAACCGCGCGGACACCCACGGCTCACGGGAGCCCGGCAGCGTCGTCGTTCCCGCGACGGTCCGCGAGGACCCGGTGGTGGTGTCTGTCTCGACCGGCGGGACGAGCCCGGCGCTGAGCCGGGAGCTCAGGAAACGGATCGAGCCCGAGATCGAGGGCGCCGGCGAGGTGGCGGCGGTCGCCGGCGAGCTCCGGGAGGCCCTGTCGGGGCTGGCGGCCGAGCGGCGTCGCGAGGCCCTCCGGGGTGTCGTCTCGTCGTCGTCGGTTTGGAAGGATTTACGTAGCGGCGACACGAAGCGCTCGCAAGTGGTTGCAGACGTGATCGAGAGAGTCGAATCGGAAGGGGATTCAGCGTGA
- a CDS encoding molybdopterin biosynthesis protein — protein sequence MTDRKEFRELVPPQQAHEAIASLDLGGGSEAVSLREARGRVLAERVDADLDVPGFDRASMDGYAVRARDTFGADEADPVVLDLAGSVHAGEEPDVTVEAGSCVEISTGAVMPPGADAVVMVERTDERENGSAVEIRTSLAPGDHVMLAGADVAGGERALGPGTRLTPREIGLLSALGVDAVPVRSKPHVGIVSTGDELVRPGEALHSERGQIYDVNSYTIATAVEEAGGEAELYPHAGDDYEEMERVLTEAAEECDLVLSSGSTSASAVDVIYRVIEDRGELLLHGVAIKPGKPMLVGEFPDSAYVGLPGYPVSALMIFRHFVAGAIRRAAGVPEPRTATVEAEMALEERYGEGRTRLMPVGLIENGEGTTLAYPVDKGSGATTSLVEADGVVEVDPDTAYLDAGERVSVDLFSPDVRPPGVFGVGEDDPFLSGVLDELDHPRYLSIGGRQGLRRLDRGAPDFAVTSGPVERELDATEFGGWSREWGLVVPSDNPEGIEELADLADRELRFVNRPTDSGLRGTLDDAVETLAGERGESRADLTERIDGYELTVRAQESPARKVAADGADAGLGLRATAEKLGLGFVSLGEERVTVLANPDRMEKPGVERLREVLETAEIEGLPGFGG from the coding sequence ATGACTGATCGAAAGGAGTTCCGCGAGCTCGTGCCGCCCCAACAAGCCCACGAGGCCATCGCGTCGCTCGATCTGGGCGGCGGGAGCGAGGCGGTCTCCCTGCGCGAGGCCCGCGGGCGGGTCCTCGCAGAGCGGGTCGACGCCGACCTCGACGTCCCGGGGTTCGACCGCGCGAGCATGGACGGCTACGCGGTCCGGGCCCGCGACACCTTCGGGGCCGACGAGGCCGATCCAGTAGTGTTGGATCTCGCTGGCTCGGTCCACGCCGGCGAGGAGCCCGACGTCACGGTCGAGGCGGGGAGCTGCGTCGAGATATCGACGGGCGCGGTGATGCCGCCGGGCGCGGACGCCGTGGTGATGGTCGAGCGAACCGATGAACGCGAGAACGGAAGCGCGGTCGAGATCCGCACCTCGCTCGCCCCGGGCGATCACGTGATGCTCGCGGGCGCGGACGTCGCCGGCGGCGAGCGTGCCTTGGGACCTGGAACCCGGCTCACGCCCCGCGAGATCGGCCTGCTGTCGGCGCTCGGCGTCGACGCCGTGCCGGTGCGATCGAAACCCCACGTGGGGATCGTCTCGACGGGCGACGAACTGGTCAGGCCCGGCGAGGCGCTCCACAGCGAGCGCGGGCAGATCTACGACGTCAACAGCTACACGATCGCCACGGCCGTCGAGGAGGCCGGCGGCGAGGCCGAGCTGTACCCCCACGCCGGCGACGACTACGAGGAGATGGAACGGGTCCTCACGGAAGCCGCAGAGGAGTGTGATCTGGTGCTCTCCTCGGGCTCGACCTCCGCGAGCGCCGTCGACGTGATCTACCGCGTGATCGAGGACCGCGGAGAGTTACTGTTGCACGGCGTGGCGATCAAGCCCGGCAAGCCGATGCTGGTCGGAGAGTTCCCCGACTCGGCCTACGTCGGCCTGCCGGGCTACCCCGTCTCGGCGCTCATGATCTTCCGCCACTTCGTCGCTGGCGCGATCCGGCGGGCCGCCGGGGTTCCCGAACCCCGGACGGCGACCGTCGAGGCCGAGATGGCCCTCGAGGAGCGCTACGGCGAGGGCCGGACCCGGCTCATGCCCGTCGGACTCATAGAGAACGGCGAGGGCACCACCCTCGCATACCCGGTCGACAAGGGCTCGGGGGCGACGACCAGCCTCGTCGAGGCCGACGGCGTCGTCGAGGTCGACCCCGACACGGCCTACCTCGACGCCGGCGAGCGGGTCTCGGTCGATCTCTTCTCGCCGGACGTCCGCCCGCCGGGGGTCTTCGGCGTCGGCGAGGACGACCCCTTCCTCTCGGGCGTGCTCGACGAGCTCGACCACCCCCGGTATCTGTCGATCGGGGGCCGCCAGGGGCTCCGGCGGCTCGACCGCGGCGCGCCCGACTTCGCCGTGACGTCGGGCCCCGTCGAGCGCGAACTCGACGCAACCGAGTTCGGCGGCTGGAGCCGCGAGTGGGGGCTCGTCGTTCCCTCGGATAACCCCGAGGGGATCGAGGAGCTCGCGGACCTCGCGGACCGCGAGCTGCGCTTCGTCAACCGACCCACGGACTCGGGGCTTAGGGGTACCCTCGACGACGCGGTCGAGACGCTCGCCGGCGAGCGCGGCGAGTCGCGAGCCGACCTCACGGAACGGATCGACGGCTACGAGCTGACCGTCCGGGCTCAGGAGAGCCCCGCCCGAAAGGTCGCCGCGGACGGGGCGGACGCGGGGCTCGGGCTCCGTGCGACCGCGGAGAAACTGGGGCTGGGCTTCGTCTCGCTGGGCGAGGAACGGGTGACGGTGCTCGCGAACCCCGATCGGATGGAGAAACCGGGCGTCGAACGGCTTCGGGAGGTCCTCGAGACCGCCGAAATAGAGGGGCTACCGGGCTTCGGCGGATAG
- a CDS encoding Lrp/AsnC family transcriptional regulator, whose amino-acid sequence MTRAEVEELDRIDRALINAFQGGFPVSERPFEHAARALSERGVEVSGEELLERVRRLDEEGVLTRFGALVNAQEIGGTATLVAMHAPEERFEEVAETVNAHREVAHNYEREHPHLNMWFVVSVADESRVEEVLAAIEEETGQETYDLPKQREFRVEAKFMLDGPIPEGDVDLSRLGPAVEPTDSTTLTPEERDLVLAIQDGFPIVADPYAAIAEELDADPEWVRATIKRFDEEGKVRRVGVIPNHYALGYTENGMTVWDVPDDLVSEVGPAIASLPFVTHCYQRPRHEGVWPYNFFAMTHGRSEAESEQRIEQVRERMAGFWEVSEDDWDSLFSTRILKKTGIRLDERADANTE is encoded by the coding sequence ATGACACGGGCCGAGGTCGAGGAGCTCGACCGGATCGACCGCGCGCTGATCAACGCGTTTCAGGGTGGCTTTCCCGTCAGCGAACGGCCCTTCGAACACGCGGCGCGGGCCCTCTCGGAACGGGGCGTCGAGGTGAGCGGCGAGGAGCTTCTCGAACGGGTACGACGGCTCGACGAGGAGGGCGTCCTCACGCGCTTCGGCGCGCTGGTCAACGCCCAGGAGATCGGCGGCACGGCGACGCTGGTCGCGATGCACGCTCCGGAAGAGCGCTTCGAGGAAGTCGCCGAGACGGTCAACGCCCACCGGGAGGTCGCACACAACTACGAGCGCGAACACCCCCACCTCAACATGTGGTTCGTCGTCTCGGTGGCGGACGAATCGCGCGTCGAGGAGGTCCTCGCGGCGATCGAGGAGGAGACCGGCCAGGAGACGTACGACCTCCCCAAGCAACGCGAGTTCCGCGTCGAGGCGAAGTTCATGCTCGACGGGCCGATCCCGGAGGGCGACGTCGACCTCTCGAGGCTCGGTCCCGCAGTCGAGCCGACCGACAGCACGACCCTGACGCCCGAGGAACGAGACCTCGTGCTCGCGATCCAGGACGGCTTTCCGATCGTCGCCGACCCCTACGCGGCGATCGCCGAGGAGCTCGACGCCGATCCCGAGTGGGTCCGTGCGACGATCAAGCGGTTCGACGAGGAGGGCAAGGTCCGCCGGGTCGGCGTCATCCCGAACCACTACGCGCTTGGTTACACCGAGAACGGGATGACCGTCTGGGACGTCCCCGACGACCTGGTGAGCGAGGTCGGCCCCGCGATCGCCTCGCTCCCCTTCGTCACCCACTGCTACCAGCGCCCGCGCCACGAGGGCGTCTGGCCGTACAACTTCTTCGCGATGACCCACGGACGCAGCGAGGCCGAGAGCGAGCAGCGCATCGAGCAGGTCCGCGAGCGGATGGCGGGGTTCTGGGAGGTGAGCGAGGACGACTGGGACAGCCTGTTCTCGACGCGCATCCTGAAGAAGACCGGCATCCGGCTGGACGAACGCGCGGACGCGAACACCGAATGA
- a CDS encoding 4a-hydroxytetrahydrobiopterin dehydratase gives MAELLDDDEIQTQLPEGWERDGEEITRTFEFDDYLAGLDFAREVGEIADEEFHHPQMIVDFQEVEVRFTSHEEGGITDQDIEMAGAVNDEA, from the coding sequence ATGGCAGAACTACTCGACGACGACGAGATCCAGACACAGCTCCCCGAGGGCTGGGAACGCGACGGCGAGGAGATCACCCGGACCTTCGAGTTCGACGACTACCTCGCGGGGCTCGACTTCGCCCGCGAGGTCGGCGAGATCGCCGACGAGGAGTTCCACCACCCCCAGATGATCGTCGACTTCCAGGAAGTGGAAGTCCGCTTCACCAGCCACGAGGAGGGCGGGATCACCGACCAGGACATCGAGATGGCCGGGGCGGTGAACGACGAGGCCTGA
- a CDS encoding DUF5778 family protein: MSEPLDEDLYQRTKRLLEPGEIELAGAIVHTDLDGSDDIEMHQATVDIGEIIAEGAGYDPTDTYVYSGSNDSDFASNQHQGLTLEDDGFVWECQQLLREGSFDVVFYYEASADHEGILKAIREKGFQVTGVEE; the protein is encoded by the coding sequence ATGAGCGAACCCCTCGACGAGGACCTCTACCAGCGGACGAAACGCCTGCTCGAACCGGGCGAGATCGAGCTCGCCGGCGCGATCGTCCACACCGATCTGGACGGCAGCGACGACATCGAGATGCACCAGGCGACCGTCGACATCGGCGAGATCATCGCCGAAGGGGCCGGCTACGACCCGACCGACACCTACGTCTACTCGGGGTCGAACGACTCGGACTTCGCGTCGAACCAACACCAGGGGCTGACCCTCGAGGATGACGGGTTCGTCTGGGAGTGCCAGCAGCTCCTCCGGGAGGGGTCGTTCGACGTCGTCTTCTACTACGAGGCGAGCGCGGACCACGAGGGGATCCTCAAGGCGATCCGCGAGAAGGGGTTTCAAGTGACCGGCGTCGAGGAGTAG
- a CDS encoding DUF92 domain-containing protein — MTGRVRRAGAFALVGSLSLAAPLLGPAAFVPFAAVGLLAALVIDEGRAFDLFARPGDYEERTLYGLAGFSLAATALALLVIVGFPPELFAGTVCLLAGGNLAQQAVTARTTDDLPTTAGFATGGFLAGLGAQLVVTPFSLGVAPAAAAFLAACGALIAALLRAVLYQRDDPLVLLSVGLVLWVVSDLGIVTTGLEVVGAIAVTALLGYVSYALGTASIPGMVTGMLLALVTIVLGGYGWFVLLIAFFAIGGLSSKFRYDRKLARGVAEDNEGARGSGNVLGNSAVALVAVLGYAATPDPLDVPPELFFFAFAGAIATAMADTLSSEIGGVYDDPRLITTGEPVPPGTDGAVTWQGELAGFAGAVAVAIPALFLFEAIGSLGAVLIAVGGVAGMTADSLFGATVENRWLDNQGVNFLATLVGALVAVGLAALAGLF; from the coding sequence GTGACCGGACGAGTCCGGCGTGCGGGGGCGTTCGCGCTCGTGGGCAGCCTCTCGCTTGCCGCGCCGCTGCTCGGCCCCGCGGCGTTCGTCCCCTTCGCCGCCGTCGGCCTGCTGGCCGCACTCGTCATCGACGAGGGGCGGGCCTTCGACCTCTTCGCCCGCCCCGGCGACTACGAGGAACGGACCCTCTACGGGCTCGCGGGCTTCTCGCTCGCCGCGACCGCCCTCGCGTTGCTCGTGATCGTCGGCTTTCCTCCCGAGCTGTTCGCCGGGACGGTCTGCCTGCTCGCCGGCGGCAACCTCGCCCAGCAGGCCGTCACGGCCCGCACCACCGACGATCTCCCGACGACCGCCGGCTTCGCGACAGGGGGCTTTCTCGCCGGGCTGGGCGCACAGCTCGTCGTCACCCCGTTCTCGCTGGGGGTCGCCCCCGCCGCGGCGGCCTTCCTCGCGGCCTGCGGCGCGCTCATCGCCGCCCTGCTGCGCGCGGTGCTCTACCAGCGCGACGACCCGCTCGTGCTGCTGAGCGTGGGGCTCGTGCTGTGGGTCGTCTCGGACCTGGGGATCGTGACCACCGGCCTCGAGGTCGTCGGCGCGATCGCGGTGACGGCGCTGCTCGGCTACGTCTCCTACGCGCTCGGCACCGCCTCCATCCCGGGGATGGTCACCGGAATGTTGCTCGCGCTCGTCACCATCGTCCTCGGGGGCTACGGCTGGTTCGTCCTGCTGATCGCCTTCTTCGCCATCGGCGGGCTCTCCTCGAAGTTCCGCTACGACCGGAAGCTCGCCCGCGGGGTCGCCGAGGACAACGAGGGCGCCCGCGGCAGCGGCAACGTCCTCGGCAACTCAGCGGTCGCGCTCGTGGCGGTGCTGGGCTACGCCGCGACGCCCGACCCCCTCGACGTCCCCCCAGAGCTGTTCTTCTTCGCGTTCGCGGGCGCGATCGCCACCGCGATGGCCGACACCCTCTCGAGCGAGATCGGCGGCGTCTACGACGACCCCCGCCTGATCACGACCGGCGAGCCCGTCCCGCCCGGCACCGACGGCGCGGTCACCTGGCAGGGCGAGCTGGCCGGGTTCGCGGGCGCGGTGGCCGTCGCGATCCCCGCGCTGTTCCTGTTCGAGGCCATCGGCTCGCTGGGGGCCGTGCTGATCGCCGTCGGCGGAGTCGCGGGCATGACCGCCGACAGCCTGTTCGGGGCCACTGTCGAGAACCGCTGGCTCGACAACCAGGGCGTGAACTTCCTCGCGACGCTGGTCGGCGCGCTGGTCGCGGTGGGGCTCGCGGCGCTGGCGGGGCTGTTCTAG
- the lwrS gene encoding LWR-salt protein, with amino-acid sequence MARYVFAVRFRLDPASGVRVEPATFETTLESEADPPGEDGWLFFRDNLWRGEANAPDHLRGLAEEALGVPVENVEYRRFETSEAEYEALKGAIADDLSQFNADSVSEVLNKYFASSIEVGRGAER; translated from the coding sequence ATGGCACGCTACGTCTTCGCCGTGCGATTTCGCCTCGACCCCGCGAGCGGCGTCCGGGTCGAGCCCGCGACCTTCGAGACGACGCTGGAGAGCGAGGCCGACCCGCCCGGCGAGGACGGCTGGCTGTTCTTCCGGGACAACCTCTGGCGCGGCGAGGCGAACGCGCCGGACCACCTGCGCGGGCTCGCCGAGGAGGCGCTCGGCGTCCCGGTCGAGAACGTCGAGTACCGCCGCTTCGAGACGAGCGAGGCGGAGTACGAGGCGCTCAAGGGAGCGATCGCCGACGACCTCTCGCAGTTCAACGCCGACTCCGTGAGCGAGGTGCTCAACAAGTACTTCGCGAGCTCGATCGAGGTGGGGCGGGGGGCAGAACGTTGA
- a CDS encoding undecaprenyl diphosphate synthase family protein, which translates to MGLYDRYLASRVRRHDGALPEHVAIVITERDLLERGAYTTLESVLEWAYEYDADRVTVYVSVLDPAAAPTLVSELAELEAPRRVDVRGPDDTQQADAPIRIAIGHGGKREFARSVRALAREVERGERDPDGITDADIEAQLVFPDEPDLLIKTGAERLSDFMIWQSVYAELYFTDVNWRDFRKRDYLRAVLDYKKRSRRFGR; encoded by the coding sequence GTGGGACTGTACGACCGTTATCTCGCCAGCCGGGTTCGGCGCCATGACGGCGCGCTCCCCGAACACGTCGCCATCGTGATCACCGAGCGCGACCTCCTCGAACGCGGGGCCTACACCACCCTCGAATCGGTCCTCGAGTGGGCCTACGAGTACGACGCCGACCGCGTGACCGTCTACGTGAGCGTGCTGGATCCGGCGGCCGCGCCCACCCTCGTGAGCGAGCTGGCGGAGCTCGAGGCGCCCCGGCGGGTCGACGTCCGGGGGCCCGACGACACCCAGCAGGCCGACGCCCCGATCCGGATCGCGATCGGCCACGGCGGCAAGCGCGAGTTCGCGCGGTCGGTGCGGGCGCTGGCCCGCGAGGTCGAGCGCGGCGAGCGGGATCCCGACGGGATCACCGACGCCGACATCGAGGCCCAGCTGGTGTTCCCCGACGAGCCCGACCTGCTGATCAAGACGGGCGCAGAACGGCTCTCGGATTTCATGATCTGGCAGTCGGTCTACGCCGAACTCTACTTCACCGACGTCAACTGGCGCGATTTCAGAAAGCGGGACTACCTCAGGGCCGTGCTCGATTACAAGAAACGAAGCCGGCGGTTCGGCCGCTAG
- a CDS encoding cold-shock protein: MAKGTVDFFNDTGGYGFIDSEDSEEDVFFHMEDVGGPDLEEGQEVEFDIEQADKGPRATNLERL, translated from the coding sequence ATGGCGAAAGGTACGGTCGACTTCTTCAACGACACCGGCGGTTACGGCTTTATCGACAGCGAAGATTCCGAGGAGGACGTGTTCTTCCACATGGAGGACGTGGGCGGCCCCGACCTCGAGGAAGGACAGGAGGTCGAGTTCGACATCGAACAGGCCGACAAGGGTCCTCGAGCGACGAACCTGGAACGGCTGTAA
- a CDS encoding HAD family hydrolase, producing MTGSATDYDFWLLDLDGTLVDVEWSYVRETFDRVGERIGREFSDREARGLWYGLGADREAQIAALGIDREPFWAAFDEVEQPEERVDATTLYEDAAFVADIEEPVGLVTHCQPFLAEPVLERLDIADWFDAVVCCSDEVGWKPDPTPVERAMADLGVEGRGVLAGDGANDVGAAWNAGLDAIHVERHGPDSRGVCVLGNHRVRSFEELDIGPGLGVGLSAEAR from the coding sequence ATGACCGGTAGCGCGACCGACTACGACTTCTGGCTGCTCGACCTCGACGGGACGCTGGTCGACGTCGAGTGGTCCTACGTCCGCGAGACGTTCGACCGCGTGGGCGAGCGGATCGGCCGCGAGTTCTCCGACCGCGAGGCCCGGGGCCTGTGGTACGGCCTCGGCGCCGACCGGGAGGCACAGATCGCCGCCCTGGGGATCGACCGTGAGCCGTTCTGGGCGGCCTTCGATGAAGTCGAACAGCCCGAAGAGCGCGTCGATGCGACGACCCTCTACGAGGACGCGGCGTTCGTCGCCGACATCGAGGAGCCCGTCGGGCTGGTCACCCACTGTCAGCCGTTCCTGGCCGAGCCCGTCCTCGAGCGCCTCGACATCGCCGACTGGTTCGACGCCGTGGTCTGCTGCTCGGACGAGGTGGGCTGGAAGCCCGACCCGACGCCCGTCGAGCGGGCGATGGCCGACCTCGGCGTCGAGGGCCGGGGTGTGCTCGCGGGCGACGGCGCGAACGACGTGGGCGCGGCCTGGAACGCCGGTCTCGACGCGATCCACGTCGAGCGCCACGGACCGGACAGCCGGGGCGTCTGCGTGCTCGGCAACCACCGCGTACGCAGCTTCGAGGAGCTCGATATCGGTCCCGGCCTCGGAGTCGGGCTATCCGCCGAAGCCCGGTAG
- the hemA gene encoding glutamyl-tRNA reductase, with protein MSGGVIIGVRITHETASVDRIDDACRLDQRALVEDLLDREGVSEAFALQTCNRAEAYVVTPDPAVGRAALGTWAGDLGEAAVWTGHEESLRHLLRVAAGLESLVLGEDQIIGQVREAYTQARGVGALGGLLEDALLKAIHVGERARTETAINEGVVSLGSAAVSLVAADRDIEDATALVVGAGEMGTLAAQALSRHDLAELVVANRTRSRAEHVASELPIDAEARSLSALERSAADADVVIAATGSDEPVLDASLFVGECTVVDLAKPRDVDPRAGELEGVAVYDLDDLETVTDRTERTRAAAAREVETMIDEELDHLLEQFKRRQADDVISGMYEGAERTKRAEVTTAISKLESQGDLTDEQRETVEAMADALVGQLLSAPTRSLREAAAEDDWETINTAIQLFDPADDEDGEGPMAPRKGIGPEGSEIPPEVAARIEDD; from the coding sequence GTGAGCGGCGGCGTCATCATCGGCGTCCGTATCACTCACGAGACCGCCTCCGTCGATCGGATCGACGACGCTTGCCGGCTCGATCAGCGGGCGTTGGTCGAGGACCTGCTGGACCGGGAGGGAGTCAGCGAGGCGTTCGCCCTCCAGACGTGTAACCGTGCGGAGGCGTACGTCGTCACGCCCGACCCGGCGGTCGGCCGGGCCGCCCTCGGGACGTGGGCCGGCGACCTCGGCGAGGCGGCGGTCTGGACGGGTCACGAGGAGAGCCTCCGGCATCTGCTGCGGGTCGCGGCGGGCCTCGAATCCTTGGTGCTCGGCGAGGACCAGATCATCGGCCAGGTCAGGGAGGCCTACACCCAGGCCCGCGGCGTGGGGGCGCTCGGCGGGCTGCTCGAGGACGCCCTGTTGAAGGCGATCCACGTCGGCGAGCGCGCACGCACCGAAACGGCGATCAACGAGGGCGTCGTCTCGCTGGGCAGCGCGGCGGTCTCGCTCGTCGCCGCCGACCGCGACATCGAGGACGCGACGGCGCTGGTCGTCGGTGCCGGCGAGATGGGAACGCTCGCCGCACAGGCGCTCTCGCGACACGACCTCGCGGAGCTGGTCGTCGCGAACCGGACCCGATCGCGGGCCGAGCACGTCGCGAGCGAGCTGCCGATCGACGCCGAGGCACGATCGCTTTCGGCGCTCGAACGAAGCGCCGCCGATGCCGATGTCGTGATCGCCGCGACGGGGAGCGACGAGCCGGTACTCGACGCGTCGCTGTTCGTCGGCGAGTGTACCGTCGTCGACCTCGCGAAGCCCCGGGACGTCGACCCGCGGGCCGGCGAACTCGAGGGGGTCGCCGTCTACGACCTCGACGACCTCGAGACGGTGACCGATCGCACGGAACGGACCCGGGCCGCGGCCGCCCGCGAGGTCGAGACGATGATCGACGAGGAGCTCGACCACCTGCTCGAGCAGTTCAAGCGCCGACAGGCCGACGACGTGATCAGCGGGATGTACGAGGGTGCCGAGCGGACCAAGCGCGCGGAGGTGACGACGGCGATCTCGAAGCTCGAGTCCCAGGGCGACCTCACCGACGAACAGCGCGAGACCGTCGAGGCGATGGCCGACGCGCTGGTCGGCCAGCTGCTGTCGGCACCGACCCGAAGCCTGCGGGAGGCCGCCGCCGAGGACGACTGGGAGACGATCAACACCGCGATCCAGCTGTTCGACCCCGCCGACGACGAGGACGGCGAGGGGCCGATGGCACCCCGAAAGGGGATCGGTCCCGAGGGTTCGGAAATACCGCCCGAGGTCGCCGCCCGGATCGAGGACGACTGA